Genomic DNA from uncultured Methanospirillum sp.:
CGACAGTATTGAGTACCACCTGATCAGGCATCATCTCGATAAACCGGTTTATAGCCTCCCAGCCGGTGCAGTGCAGGGGAATGACATAGCCGGGATGGATCTTCTGCATCGTTGCAACCGTTGGATCGATGATCCTGCTGAAGAACGGACCAGACAGATGGAATCCACCAATGACTGCATAGATCTTGTCAATGCCAGTGATCGCTCTGGCGTACTGGACCGTATTGATGACACCTGCATGGGCACACCCGGTGATGATTACCAGACCTTTTCCTTTCAGATTGAGGATGACTGCCTGATCGTCGTGGAAGAGATCAGGAACCCAGGAGTCAGACGAATCAGACACTTCCACATAATAAACAGGATTACTCTGCTCAAACACAGTAGTGCGTGCAATCTCCCCGGTGATCAGGATCCGGTCCTGCCACAGCAGTGTTGGGCCGGACGTGAAGAGAAGTTCTGCACCGGCATCCATACATGCAGCCTTATCAGGAGGAGCTATATCAACAAACGGCTTGTCAGAGAACCGCTTCTGTCTCCTCGAAAAAGAACCGGGATGAATGTACACCGGAACCGGCTTCTCAGATAGTTCAAGAACATCTACCAGAGAACCTACGTGATCATCATGGCCATGACTTATCACAAGGGCAGCGATATCATGCAACGATATTCCGAGAAGTGCCGCATTATACAGAAGGGCGACCTTTGAAGCACCGGCATCCATCAGAACTGATAGTGACTCGTCGCCTGACCATGCGGTGATATGAAGAGAAAGCCCGTGTTCCGCCAGCAGAACCTCCCCATTTTGTAGATCCGGCCGTGTTACAACCGACGAGGAATCAGCCCTGAGAAGATCGGTGTAGTTGTCAACAAGCACCGTTATCCGGACGCGATCTATCTCCCGGAGTCTCATTCATTCGCCATCGTCTGTCGTTCTTCCTCTGTCACTTCTGCGAGTACCTCTGCAGTAGGACCGATCTTGATGATCTTGCCAAACCGCATGAGAGCACAGCGGTCGCAGATCTCCCTGACAAACTCCATGTCATGTGACACAACAATGAACGTATCCTCCATCTCTTCACGTGAATGAAGGATCGAGTGCTTGACATCAACCTTTGTGATCGGGTCCATCGTTCCCGTCGGCTCATCAAGAACAACGATGGTCGGTTCCCTGATCAGAACCTGGGCAAGGGCAACACGGTGACGTTCACCCTCACTTAGTGTTCCTGGCAGCCGGTTCAAAATCTCCCTGCTCTTCTCGGCTGTAAATCCTGCCATCTTCAGCGTGATGATGGCCTTCTGTATGGCAAGTTCTTTGGGAAACTCAAGCCCGATGGCATCGGTCAGGTTGTCAAGCACGGTCCGGTGCGGAAAGAGGTCGTACTCCTGGTGAAGGAGACCGAGGTACTGCTTTGCCCTCCCACGGTTGTCATACCCGGGCTTTGTCATATCAACCCACTCATCACCGACCCTGATATTCAGTTCACCGCTGGTCGGCTCGATGATGCCTGATATCATCTTCGAGAGTGTCGTCTTTCCGGCTCCTGATGTCCCGATGATCCCGAAGATCTCCTGGTGGTTTACTTCAAACTGGATGTTATTGACCGCACGAATAAGCCCGCGATCAAGCGAGACATACTGTTTCACGAGATCCCGGGCCTGAAGGATCGGCGTTCCGCACTCAACTGAACAGAACACTTCGTCATCATGAAACCCTTTCATAAAGGTGGCCATGACATCATGCGGAGAGCCTGATGCCTTGATCTCGCCATTTTCAAGAAGAATAGCCGTTGTCACGACCTCGTCAAGGATCTGGGTGAAATGTGAGGTGATGACCATCGGCATCCCTGATGCAGCAGCAGCCTCCTTGAGCATCTTGTGGACGAGAAAGGCGGTCTTGGGATCCAGTGTTCCGGTCGGCTCGTCTGCAAAGAGGCAGAAAGGATCCTTTGCCAGTTGCCTTGCAAGTACAACCCGCTGCTTCTCACCGCCTGACAGGTCACGGGCGATGTGCATCATCCGGTGTGAGAGTCGCACCTGGTCGATAAGATCTGCTGCCCGGGCTATTGCTTTCCCGGCAGGGTACCCGGTGTCATCAAGGGCATGGAGGACGTTGTCGATGACACGGTCATTCCCGTACAGAGCAAAGGTACGCTGGAACATGATCGCGTTGCGTGAGGTTATCCTCCGTTTCATGAGTTCCTGATCAGGACTCCAGAAGTCCACATCCATTGCTGCAAGGATGCCGCTACACTTCGGGCATTTCTGGTCGGCATGACTCTGAACAGTGACATACTCACAGGACGGGCAGGCAGCGATGTGGTAGATAATTCGCCCGGAGGTCGGAGGCTGATCAATGCCACGGAGCAGATGGATAAGGATCGTCTTTCCTGCACCGCTTCTGCCGATGATGCCAAGGATCTCTCCTTCATCAAGGGTAAAAGAGACGTTTTTCAGGGCTGGCGTTTCATCGAACGCCAGAGTCAGGTTTTCTATGGTAATGAGCCGGGTCATGTATTGTCTGCAGGATACCAGGGGGTTATTCAACGGTTATATCGACGTTAAGAGTTGCATCGATCAGGAGATCAAAGGAGATTTTATCAAGCCAGCCTGATTTCTGGAACATATGCATGAAACAGATCCCTGCAGATGCGACATCAGGATATGCAGAAAGGAGTGCTTCTGCCTCCTCTATCTTCACCGGCACACCAGGCATTGCCAGCCCCCCCATGAATATGATGATCGAGGGATTGCGAATCTGGCAGGGCTCTCCAAGTTGAAACCCGAGACCCTCGGTGTAGGTCATCTCCCGTGATTCGTTCTCCCTGAGATACGGGACAAACAGAAACCTGCAGGGAAGATTCCTGACCGCATAACAGAGCAGTTCCACAAAGGGTGTGCATGTCCCGGGCACTCCGAAAAAGACGACTTCTGCACCTTCTGGAAGGTTCCACGTTTCAAGATATTCCTTAAAGGGCCTGAGCATTCCAGGAATTCCCTGAAGAGTACTATTTTTCATATCTATCCTCCATTCTGCCTGATCGGGATCCACAGATTGCAGCTCCTCAATCAACCACACATCTGATTAGATCTGTTTGAAGAAGGATTATATAATTATACCCATATGAGGGATAACGAATCAGGAGACCATCATCCTGCAAAGGAAAAAAATACGCAATTCACAGCCGTGAACACCATGATCCAGAAGCTGCACCATATACTACATAAGAATGAGAGATGCTGGTTGAATTATTGGGATTACTCTTGACCGTTCATGAATGGGATTTCAATCGAGCCGGCTGGACTTACCAGCATCTCTCTGAGTGCTCAGTTTCTTCTGGATCTGTTCAGGTTAGTTCTTCTGGTGGCATGAGCAGGTGCATGATCCTGCCGAGTCGTCATCGGTTTCGGCGCATCCCGAATGAGTACAGAGAGGTGCATCATCCACGATCTTCCCTGAGAAGAAGTCACTGGCTGCCTGATCGAGTGATCCCTGTACACCAAGGATCGATGCAATGCCCTGCTCCTCAAGCATATCGCGTGCACGCTGCCCCATTCCTCCTGAAAGAATATGGGTCACACCCTGCGCAACAAGAATGGAGACAGCAGCACCATGTCCCTGACCATTTACCAGATCGCCTTCATGCCGCACGGTGCCATTCTCACCAGAGTACAGGGCAAACCCCTCACAGTGGCCAAAATGACCTGAAACGGATGAACCATCTTTTGCAATTGCTATCTTCATACCGATCGTACCTGGTACCCTGTTGAGTACCATTATTACTCATATGAGCATAAAGATAATAAACTATTCATATTCTTCATCATCGGCGGGAGTGTGACCTCGAGGACAGATACCACCGTCATGCTTTGGGCAGACTGTCATATCGCGTCTGGGACATACCCCTTCATTCCGGCGGGGACAGCCGGAGATTTCTATTGTTTTTCCGTTCACAAGAGCATCAGTAACCTTTTTTCTGGCCTCATGAAGGTCTTTCCAGAGTGTCTTTCTGGAGATACCCAGTTTCTGTGCCGCTTCTTCCTGCTCCAACCCCTCGAGATCAACCAGTCGCAATATTTCGATCTCATCAGGCCGAAGCAATACACGCAGTTTTTCGTCCCAGATATCGCATTGAGGGCCGTAACACTTGAGCGGGCCGCACCCAATCGGTCCTCTTTTTCCTCGTGGTCTCCCCCGCCGTGGGGCATTCAGCTCGTCATCAGATGGATCAACCATCATCATAAGATATGATCACTCCCGGCTTTTTTAGTTTCATCAACCGGCAAGCAGGCAGACAAGCAGGTACACACGATCCATCAGGGTATAGATCGTATGCCAGGTGCCCTCTCCTGCCACATGTGTATTCCCCTGGGTACGGGCGGGAAAACCAATCTGTAGGCGGGAGGAATCAACCACCATATCACATCCCGTTAGTCATACCAATGAACAAGCACTGCCTGATGCTGTTGTTGGCGGGAGAGTGAGATCTTCAGACAGACATCATGCATCACGAGTAGATCGAGTGAACCCTCTCTGCATAGATCTTCCCGCCCATATCAATGAAATCTTTTAATTTATTCTTCTAACATCTTTATCTGTCCGATACAGCCGAAAAGTACGGGCGGGACCTCCCCATCGCTCACAGGAAAATCCTTCTTTCTCCCGCTGTCCCGCCCGTCATAATCGATGTGATCGGGATAAGGTCAGAAAAATCCTGGGGGTAGTGAAAACCATCCGGATGATACCTCCTCATTTCGGATTGAACAACTCTGTTGAGCAGAATCACAAGATGAAAAACAACAGGTCCGGAAAAATTATCCGTCGCTGGAATCCAGCCAAAGATTATGAAGCGTTAGTACGTCATGTGCGCAGATCATCAGACCGCCCTGGACCAGAAAAATAGTATGATGTCACTCTTATCGCTGATCTTTGTGGTCTGGCACCTCTCCTACCCGCCATTTTCCTTTCGGCACTGTTATCTCAAACCGTGCTCCCTCACCGGGTACCCCCGTCTCTGTGATGGTAATACCGGTGATATCAAGAATCTCCCGCGAGAGGTTGAGTCCAAATCCGGTATGTTTGAAGTATTCACGCTTAAAAATCTTTGACTTGAACTCGGCTTCAATCCCAACCCCGTCATCAGCACAGACGATGATGTAATCTCCTTGCTTCTCTTCTCCAAAGAACTGGATCCGGGTGATCGTATCTCCGTACCGCTTTGCATTCTCTACGAGGTTGTAAAAGACCTTCTCCATGAGGGGATCTGCAAAGACTTCGACTCCGAATATGGTGTTCTGCAGCTGGATCAGGCCGATATCAATCGGCTTTACAGCATGTGCAATAGTGGCACCTACATCCTGCCAGACCGGCGAGTGAACTCCGATATCCTCATAATCCCGGGTAAAGGCCAGCTGCCGTTCGATATTCTTTGCAGATACACTGGACCGTTCAATATACGTGCTAATATCAGGAGGGAGCTTCTCTTCCAGTGCCATACTGAGATATCCGAAGATCACCTGGAGCTCATTACCGATATCATGCCGTGTGATACTGGACAACAGGTTCAGTTTGTGGTTTGCCTGCCTGAGTGCCTCTTCAACCCGGTTACGCTCGGTGACATCCTGAATAATTGAATGCAGGAGTCTTTTTCCTTTCACGATGACAGGGCCGCTAAAGACTTCAACATCCCTGATCTCTCCACTCTTTTTTCTGTGTTTGAACTGAAATATTGTCCCTTTCTGCGTAATGGCATGGGAGATGTTAACCTTGATTACCTCGGGATCTGCGGTGTTGATCTCACTGATGGGCATGTCTATAAGCTCATCCCTGCTGTATCCGTAATACCGTGTAGCGGCAGCATTTGCATCGACTATTTTATTAGTTTCAGAATCTATGATGAGCATTACCGCGTTGTTGATCTCAAACATGTCACGGTATCTCCTCTCGCTCTCAATCAGATTCTCCTGGGTACGTTTCCGTTCGGAGATGTCCTGGATTGTTCCTGAAATCTGAAGAGGTGATCCATCATCAAGCCATCTGGTCGTCTTCCCTCTGGCAAGTACCCATATCCACTCCCCGCGTCCATTTCTCATCCGGTGTTCAGATTCGTAAATGGAGGTTCTTCCTGCCAGATAATCATCAAGGCGCTGCCTTATCAAGGGACCATCATCAGGATGGGATAATTCACCCAGATGAATGGCATGAAATCCATTCTTCTTCTGTTCAAATCCAAGGATCTCTGCTGACCGGCTATCGATATCTCCAGTCATGGAAGGGATATGAAACTCCCACATTCCTATCTCTGAACCGAAGAGAGCTAGTTGAAGTCTGTTCTCACTATACGCAAGTGCCTCCGCAGCCACCCTGTAATCGGTGATGTCTTCAGCAACGCCCTCTATCCAGCCTTTTTCAAAGATCAGTCGTGCAGAGAAGCGTATCCAGACTATCGAATCATCGTTTTGTCTGATCCGTGCCTCATAATTCTGAAACTCACCGTTATCCTTTAACAGAGCAACCATCATCTCGCGGTCATGTGGATCGACATACCGATCTGCCATCGAAAACGCGGTTTTCAAGAGCGACTCCCTATCCTCAAACCCGAAAAAATGTGCCACAGCATCGTTTGCGTCTACCATGAGCCCGGAGACGATGTCAGTTCTGAACAGTCCAATCTGAGAGTTTAAGAAGATGGTTCTGTACGTCTCCTCTGCAACCCTCATCGCCTCTTCAGCTTCTCTGCGTTTGGTGATATCCTGTATCTGGACGAGGTATCCGGTTACGGACTCTGACGCACTCCCAAGCGGGGTGATGAGTGTGTCGAGCCAGATCATCCCTTCCCTTGTTGTAGGATACGAATAGCTGTGTCTTACTTTGTCAAAGTCAAGCGATCCCTGGTAATGGATGCTCTCTCCCTGGCGAAGCTTCTCTTTCTGCTCTTCTGACAGGTATATATCGGAAAAGAGAGAGTAATCATGAAGTTTGCCAAGATCAGAAACGCCGAAGAGGCTTATAAAGGCCTGGTTCATATGCACCAGCGTTCCTGAAGCATCATAGAGTACTATGGCGATTGGAGACTGATCATAGATTGCATGGTACCGCTCCTCACTCTCCCGAAGTTCGATCTCTCTGTGTTCACGTTCAGCGATCTGATTTTTTAGATCCTGGTTAGCCCCATATAACTGGGAGGTTCGCTCACGAACCTCTTCTTCGAGGTTTTCTAAGACCTGGTGAAGCTTTTCTTCAGCCTGTTTCCGTTCAGTGATATCATGGGCAAGCACTGCAACACCGATGATCTCATCTCCACTTCTGATCGGGTTATGGAGGACATAGAAGTACTTCCGCGACCTGAGTTCTTCTCCTGAATAAGACTCTTCTATGAGTTCTTTTCCGGTTAATGCCAGGTCAAGATTCTTTTTTGAGAGATCTCTGTCG
This window encodes:
- a CDS encoding MBL fold metallo-hydrolase, which gives rise to MRLREIDRVRITVLVDNYTDLLRADSSSVVTRPDLQNGEVLLAEHGLSLHITAWSGDESLSVLMDAGASKVALLYNAALLGISLHDIAALVISHGHDDHVGSLVDVLELSEKPVPVYIHPGSFSRRQKRFSDKPFVDIAPPDKAACMDAGAELLFTSGPTLLWQDRILITGEIARTTVFEQSNPVYYVEVSDSSDSWVPDLFHDDQAVILNLKGKGLVIITGCAHAGVINTVQYARAITGIDKIYAVIGGFHLSGPFFSRIIDPTVATMQKIHPGYVIPLHCTGWEAINRFIEMMPDQVVLNTVGSVYTF
- the atwA gene encoding methyl coenzyme M reductase system, component A2 — protein: MTRLITIENLTLAFDETPALKNVSFTLDEGEILGIIGRSGAGKTILIHLLRGIDQPPTSGRIIYHIAACPSCEYVTVQSHADQKCPKCSGILAAMDVDFWSPDQELMKRRITSRNAIMFQRTFALYGNDRVIDNVLHALDDTGYPAGKAIARAADLIDQVRLSHRMMHIARDLSGGEKQRVVLARQLAKDPFCLFADEPTGTLDPKTAFLVHKMLKEAAAASGMPMVITSHFTQILDEVVTTAILLENGEIKASGSPHDVMATFMKGFHDDEVFCSVECGTPILQARDLVKQYVSLDRGLIRAVNNIQFEVNHQEIFGIIGTSGAGKTTLSKMISGIIEPTSGELNIRVGDEWVDMTKPGYDNRGRAKQYLGLLHQEYDLFPHRTVLDNLTDAIGLEFPKELAIQKAIITLKMAGFTAEKSREILNRLPGTLSEGERHRVALAQVLIREPTIVVLDEPTGTMDPITKVDVKHSILHSREEMEDTFIVVSHDMEFVREICDRCALMRFGKIIKIGPTAEVLAEVTEEERQTMANE
- a CDS encoding DUF2124 family protein is translated as MKNSTLQGIPGMLRPFKEYLETWNLPEGAEVVFFGVPGTCTPFVELLCYAVRNLPCRFLFVPYLRENESREMTYTEGLGFQLGEPCQIRNPSIIIFMGGLAMPGVPVKIEEAEALLSAYPDVASAGICFMHMFQKSGWLDKISFDLLIDATLNVDITVE
- a CDS encoding NifB/NifX family molybdenum-iron cluster-binding protein; the protein is MKIAIAKDGSSVSGHFGHCEGFALYSGENGTVRHEGDLVNGQGHGAAVSILVAQGVTHILSGGMGQRARDMLEEQGIASILGVQGSLDQAASDFFSGKIVDDAPLCTHSGCAETDDDSAGSCTCSCHQKN
- a CDS encoding DUF134 domain-containing protein, producing MMMVDPSDDELNAPRRGRPRGKRGPIGCGPLKCYGPQCDIWDEKLRVLLRPDEIEILRLVDLEGLEQEEAAQKLGISRKTLWKDLHEARKKVTDALVNGKTIEISGCPRRNEGVCPRRDMTVCPKHDGGICPRGHTPADDEEYE
- a CDS encoding PAS domain S-box protein, producing the protein MRIDIWLFTLLLTATIIVAASAQSVQILDNSSQETPLLFLGNENIAPVVFLDGTTPKGVDVDIVRAMAPHLSQPVEVRAMNWSEAQSRVAQGDADALIQINPTEERLKIYDFSDPLLESQFSIFTHAQTLGISGIESLRGLKVGVEAKGLPILVLAKEPEVILETIPNFTEGFNRLHDGSLDAVVVDYRVGSYVLAQNKIRDIKVSGEPISSSNSSFAVKKGNTQLLNEINTALQTIRVDGTYKKVLDTWKPTEVVFQTEEQIAEGVYRLVIIFFLIVFLIITFWIVTIRKELERRKTTEKKLTEQYSTLRGVINSANALIFSVDRSYRYTSFNQGHASVMKTLYGAEIELGHSILDYMTVPLDRDLSKKNLDLALTGKELIEESYSGEELRSRKYFYVLHNPIRSGDEIIGVAVLAHDITERKQAEEKLHQVLENLEEEVRERTSQLYGANQDLKNQIAEREHREIELRESEERYHAIYDQSPIAIVLYDASGTLVHMNQAFISLFGVSDLGKLHDYSLFSDIYLSEEQKEKLRQGESIHYQGSLDFDKVRHSYSYPTTREGMIWLDTLITPLGSASESVTGYLVQIQDITKRREAEEAMRVAEETYRTIFLNSQIGLFRTDIVSGLMVDANDAVAHFFGFEDRESLLKTAFSMADRYVDPHDREMMVALLKDNGEFQNYEARIRQNDDSIVWIRFSARLIFEKGWIEGVAEDITDYRVAAEALAYSENRLQLALFGSEIGMWEFHIPSMTGDIDSRSAEILGFEQKKNGFHAIHLGELSHPDDGPLIRQRLDDYLAGRTSIYESEHRMRNGRGEWIWVLARGKTTRWLDDGSPLQISGTIQDISERKRTQENLIESERRYRDMFEINNAVMLIIDSETNKIVDANAAATRYYGYSRDELIDMPISEINTADPEVIKVNISHAITQKGTIFQFKHRKKSGEIRDVEVFSGPVIVKGKRLLHSIIQDVTERNRVEEALRQANHKLNLLSSITRHDIGNELQVIFGYLSMALEEKLPPDISTYIERSSVSAKNIERQLAFTRDYEDIGVHSPVWQDVGATIAHAVKPIDIGLIQLQNTIFGVEVFADPLMEKVFYNLVENAKRYGDTITRIQFFGEEKQGDYIIVCADDGVGIEAEFKSKIFKREYFKHTGFGLNLSREILDITGITITETGVPGEGARFEITVPKGKWRVGEVPDHKDQR